One window from the genome of Pyrus communis chromosome 16, drPyrComm1.1, whole genome shotgun sequence encodes:
- the LOC137720898 gene encoding alpha-L-fucosidase 1-like encodes MAKIWCSLWIITCLQLCTITFSKLELVPTPPLPILPLPTYAQLKWQQREIIMFLHFGVNTFTNSEWGTGHESPGIFNPVGLDANQWARTASDSGISLMILTAKHHDGFCLWPSKYTDHSVANSPWRNGHGDVVHELVDAANPRGIDVGLYLSPWDRHDRRYGHEIAYNQYYLAQLQELLSRYGGVKEIWFDGNKGKNAPNMSYYFTDWFSMVKELQSSINIFSDAGPDVRWVGNEQGFAGSTCWSTINRTSLSIGNASIEDYLNKGDPKGTDWLPAECDVSIRDGWFWHKSESPKRLSKLLEIYYNSVGRNCVLLLNVPPNPTGLIANEDVKRLREFRSAIDTIFSTNLAEKCSIKVSSQRGGKGGGFGPENMLDNDHLWTYWAPRDDGKENHWIEFRSTGSDEGLRFNVIRIQEAIGLGQRIKRHDIYVDGKRVANGTTVGHKRLHRLGGGIVHGKIVRIKIGDSRGLPLISSIGLHFDPFWHPIGQPSQ; translated from the exons ATGGCTAAAATATGGTGCTCTTTGTGGATAATCACATGCCTTCAACTGTGCACTATCACCTTCTCCAAGCTTGAGCTAGTCCCAACACCTCCACTGCCAATCCTGCCCCTTCCCACATACGCCCAGCTCAAATGGCAGCAAAGGGAGATCATCATGTTCCTCCACTTCGGAGTGAACACATTCACCAACTCCGAATGGGGAACGGGGCACGAAAGCCCCGGAATATTCAACCCAGTCGGTCTTGACGCCAACCAATGGGCCAGAACAGCGTCGGACTCTGGCATATCACTGATGATACTGACTGCCAAACACCACGATGGGTTTTGCTTATGGCCTTCGAAGTACACGGATCACTCCGTGGCAAATAGTCCTTGGCGAAATGGTCACGGGGATGTTGTGCATGAACTGGTTGATGCAGCAAATCCCCGTGGGATTGATGTAGGGCTCTATCTCTCACCATGGGATAGACATGATCGGAGATACGGGCATGAGATTGCCTACAACCAGTACTACTTAGCTCAACTGCAAGAGCTCCTAAGCAG GTATGGGGGTGTGAAAGAGATTTGGTTTGATGGGAATAAGGGGAAGAATGCCCCAAACATGTCCTATTATTTCACAGATTGGTTCTCCATGGTGAAGGAGTTGCAGAGCTCCATTAACATATTTTCGGATGCTGGTCCGGATGTTAGATGGGTTGGAAATGAGCAAGGGTTTGCCGGGAGTACGTGTTGGTCCACCATTAATCGGACCTCGCTATCAATTGGCAATGCAAGCATTGAAGA TTACCTCAACAAGGGCGATCCAAAAGGGACGGATTGGTTGCCGGCAGAGTGCGACGTTTCGATCCGAGATGGATGGTTTTGGCATAAATCAGAGTCACCCAAGAGGCTAAGCAAGCTACTTGAAATTTACTACAACTCGGTGGGGAGAAATTGTGTGCTGCTACTCAATGTGCCTCCTAATCCGACTGGTCTCATAGCCAACGAAGATGTTAAAAGACTAAGAGAATTCAGAAGTGCAATCGACACAATATTTTCTACCAATTTAGCCGAGAAATGTTCTATTAAAGTTAGTAGCCAAAGAGGAGGCAAAGGAGGAGGTTTTGGACCTGAAAATATGCTAGACAATGACCATTTGTGGACATATTGGGCTCCAAGGGATGATGGAAAGGAGAACCATTGGATTGAATTTAGAAGCACAGGATCAGATGAAGGGCTGAGATTCAATGTGATTCGGATCCAGGAGGCGATCGGGCTTGGTCAGAGGATCAAACGGCACGATATTTACGTGGACGGTAAAAGAGTGGCAAATGGAACCACAGTAGGGCACAAGAGGCTTCACAGACTTGGAGGGGGAATTGTACATGGCAAAATTGTAAGAATAAAAATTGGAGATTCAAGAGGGCTGCCCTTAATTTCTTCCATTGGCCTGCATTTTGATCCCTTTTGGCACCCAATTGGGCAGCCATCGCAATAA
- the LOC137719627 gene encoding cytochrome P450 704C1-like — translation MDVLSFPLPPLIAMSLAVVILTVLVIRSRARRLGAEKKKRYHPVVTNFLNTLVNFPRLHHYMTEFEHKHKTYRAYNVLIDYVVTTDPANVEYILKTNFANYGKGWYHYGILSDLLGDGIFAVDGEKWLHQKKVSSNELTTKIVKDFSSTVFKTNAVKLARIISEAATCNKAMEIQELFMKATLDSIVKILLGIELDTMDGTNEEGTRFAHAFDVANEMTIYRYVDFSWKIKRFLNIGSEALLRKNIKVIDQFVYNLIKIKIETDNSSEDELLALKKEDIISRLLESQETDPKYLRDLILCLISAGKDTTASTLTWFIYMLCKHPHIQEKVAQEVREATNLEDSSCIDEVAASLTEEALEKMQYLHAALSETLRLYPAVPLNAKVCLADDTWPDGFSVKKGNFVGYHVYGMGRMKYLWGDDAKEFRPERWLNENGLFQQESPFKFTAFNAGPRICIGKDFAYRQTKLICAVLLGCYKFKLSEEKKVAHYLTKISLHIDGGLYVHASPRP, via the exons ATGGATGTTCTTTCCTTTCCCTTACCTCCTCTCATAGCAATGAGTTTAGCGGTTGTAATTTTAACTGTGCTTGTGATAAGATCCCGTGCTAGAAGGTTGGGTGctgagaagaaaaagagataCCATCCTGTCGTCACAAATTTCTTAAACACCCTCGTCAACTTCCCTAGGCTGCACCATTACATGACCGAGTTtgaacacaaacacaaaacttACAGGGCGTACAATGTGCTCATAGATTACGTTGTCACCACGGATCCTGCAAATGTTGAATACATCCTCAAAACAAACTTTGCAAACTACGGCAAG GGTTGGTACCACTACGGCATTTTGTCAGATCTTTTAGGAGACGGGATCTTTGCTGTGGACGGAGAAAAATGGTTGCATCAAAAAAAGGTATCGAGCAATGAATTAACAACCAAAATTGTGAAAGACTTCAGCAGTACAGTCTTCAAAACCAATGCAGTAAAACTTGCACGGATAATTTCTGAAGCTGCAACCTGCAACAAAGCAATGGAGATCCAA GAATTGTTTATGAAAGCAACCTTAGACTCAATCGTCAAGATTCTGCTTGGAATTGAACTAGACACCATGGATGGAACAAATGAAGAAGGTACTCGGTTTGCCCATGCTTTTGATGTAGCAAATGAAATGACCATCTATCGTTATGTTGATTTCTCGTGGAAGATCAAAAGGTTCTTAAACATTGGATCAGAAGCACTGCTAAGGAAGAATATCAAAGTGATAGATCAATTTGTTTATAACTTAATCAAAATAAAGATTGAAACAGATAATTCATCAGAAGATGAGCTACTGGCA TTAAAGAAAGAAGACATCATTTCAAGGCTTTTGGAATCTCAAGAGACCGATCCGAAGTACTTGAGAGACTTGATCCTTTGTCTCATTTCTGCCGGAAAAGACACAACGGCTAGCACTCTTACGTGGTTTATTTATATGCTATGCAAGCATCCTCATATACAAGAAAAGGTTGCACAAGAAGTTAGAGAGGCAACAAATCTGGAAGATAGTTCATGCATTGATGAGGTTGCTGCCAGCCTTACTGAAGAAGCTCTTGAAAAAATGCAGTATCTACATGCAGCTTTGTCTGAGACACTCAGGCTCTACCCTGCAGTTCCATTG AACGCAAAAGTTTGTTTAGCTGATGATACTTGGCCAGATGGATTTAGCGTCAAAAAAGGCAATTTTGTGGGATACCATGTTTACGGAATGGGCAGGATGAAATATCTGTGGGGTGATGATGCAAAAGAATTTCGGCCAGAGAGATGGCTCAACGAAAATGGTCTTTTCCAGCAAGAAAGCCCTTTCAAATTCACAGCTTTTAAT GCGGGGCCAAGAATTTGTATAGGAAAGGACTTTGCCTATAGGCAGACAAAGCTCATTTGTGCCGTGCTTTTAGGGTGCTACAAATTCAAGCTGAGTGAAGAGAAGAAAGTGGCCCATTACTTGACCAAAATCAGCCTCCATATAGACGGGGGACTTTATGTGCATGCTTCTCCAAGACCTTAA
- the LOC137721564 gene encoding pentatricopeptide repeat-containing protein At5g66520-like, whose product MIETQMASARSTLLHLLHECKNIRELKQIHTQIIKSPLLPKDDQNFLITRLLFFSAISDSGSHGYAIDVFRAIENPNLYVYNVMIRAYACRKIGGRDEALSFGSLLLYKQMLCDGISPNCLSFPFLVKECTSRVDGGLGRSIHGQAVKYGLDSDIFVQNSLMSMYSACGFLSSARKLFDETPGRDVVSWNSMIKGYLKSGSLDEALKLFRKMKKRNIFTWNSVITGFVQGGRPKEALELFHEMQITGGDIVRPDKITVASVLAACAHLGAIDHGIWVHGYLRRSGLDSDVVIGTALVDMYGKCGCVDKAYEVFQEMPKKDTLAWTAMISVMALHGFGNEAFGLFKQMETTGVKPNHVTFVALFSACAHSGFVEKGRWCFDAMKHVYLIEPQLYHYACMVDILSRAGLIEEAEQCIRSMPMKPDTFVWGALLGGCQIHGKVELGARVAQYLIDLEPLNHAFYVNLCDIYAKACRFNDVKRIKSLMKERGVKKEVPGCSMIEINGFVLEFSVRGSPNVEME is encoded by the coding sequence ATGATTGAAACCCAAATGGCAAGTGCTAGAAGCACACTACTACACTTGCTCCATGAATGCAAGAACATTAGAGAGCTTAAACAAATCCATACCCAAATCATAAAGTCTCCACTTTTACCCAAAGATGACCAAAATTTTCTCATTACTCGTCTCCTTTTCTTCTCGGCCATTTCTGATTCGGGTTCTCACGGCTACGCCATCGATGTTTTTCGAGCCATAGAGAACCCGAATCTCTACGTGTATAACGTCATGATCAGAGCATATGCGTGTAGAAAGATCGGCGGCAGGGATGAAGCTCTTTCTTTTGGGTCCTTGTTGCTGTATAAGCAGATGCTCTGTGATGGGATTTCGCCGAATTGTCTCTCTTTTCCGTTCCTTGTGAAAGAATGCACGAGCAGGGTTGATGGCGGCTTAGGAAGGAGCATCCATGGTCAAGCCGTTAAGTATGGGTTGGACAGTGATATTTTTGTTCAGAATTCTTTGATGAGTATGTATTCTGCGTGCGGGTTTTTGAGTAGTGCACGTAAACTGTTTGATGAAACGCCGGGGAGGGATGTTGTCTCTTGGAACTCGATGATTAAGGGGTATTTGAAAAGTGGGAGTCTTGATGAGGCATTGAAGCTGTTTCGGAAGATGAAGAAGAGAAACATTTTTACCTGGAATTCCGTGATCACAGGGTTTGTTCAAGGTGGACGACCAAAGGAGGCCTTGGAACTTTTTCATGAAATGCAGATCACCGGTGGTGATATAGTTAGACCGGATAAGATTACAGTTGCTAGTGTACTAGCAGCCTGTGCTCATCTTGGTGCAATTGATCATGGGATATGGGTTCATGGGTATCTGAGGAGAAGTGGTTTGGACAGTGATGTGGTTATCGGGACAGCGCTGGTTGACATGTATGGTAAGTGTGGATGTGTGGACAAAGCATATGAGGTATTCCAGGAAATGCCAAAGAAGGATACCCTGGCATGGACAGCTATGATTTCAGTGATGGCTCTCCATGGGTTTGGTAATGAGGCTTTTGGTCTTTTTAAACAGATGGAAACGACCGGGGTGAAGCCGAACCATGTGACATTTGTTGCGCTATTTTCAGCTTGTGCTCATTCTGGTTTTGTAGAGAAAGGTCGCtggtgttttgatgcaatgaaGCATGTTTACTTAATTGAACCACAGCTCTATCACTATGCTTGCATGGTTGATATACTCAGCCGTGCCGGGCTGATTGAAGAGGCAGAACAGTGTATAAGAAGTATGCCAATGAAACCAGACACATTTGTTTGGGGTGCATTACTTGGAGGCTGTCAAATACATGGAAAGGTGGAGTTAGGGGCAAGGGTGGCACAGTATTTAATTGATTTGGAGCCTCTGAACCATGCATTTTATGTGAACTTGTGCGATATATATGCCAAAGCTTGTAGATTTAATGACGTAAAGAGAATCAAGTCATTAATGAAAGAAAGAGGTGTAAAAAAGGAAGTCCCGGGCTGTAGCATGATTGAAATCAATGGGTTTGTTCTTGAATTCTCCGTGAGAGGATCACCAAACGTCGAAATGGAGTGA
- the LOC137719630 gene encoding 3-ketoacyl-CoA synthase 5-like, whose product MELQRLLLLIIVTSVETLIVLQKREPIFHFIHLSCLIIFLTLKSCFFSNPTQVYLVDFSCLKPPSSCIVPFSKFLGNASKFESFDKESLAFMAKVLASSGHGQETYLPPALHHIPPLSHHQESIEEVHMVLFPIMDDLLAKTNLSPQEIDILIVNCSGFCPSPSFASIVINKYSMRSNVKSYSLSGMGCSASALAIDLAKNLLKVHKNSYAVVLSTEILSTGWYAGHEQPKLILNCVFRMGSAAILLTNKKQEKMNSKYELFLTLRTQKAFDDRAYLSTIREEDSNGKLGVTIKRDILEVAGELLRWNVMVLGSSILPFLEKFRYGVSVIRKRYIDKSTEIYVPNFKTVIEHFCLPTSGRQLVSELAKGLKLGDREMEAALMTLHRFGNQSSSSLWYELAYLEAKQRVKKGDRVWQLGMGTGPKCTSLVWKCIRPMDEDESKKGPWADSIHQYPLAAVDR is encoded by the exons ATGGAACTTCAAAGACTTTTGCTCCTCATAATTGTAACTTCAGTGGAAACCCTAATTGTCCTGCAAAAAAGAGAACCCattttccacttcatccatctcTCATGCCTGATCATTTTCTTGACCCTCAAGTCTTGCTTCTTCTCAAACCCTACTCAAGTCTATTTGGTGGACTTTTCATGCTTAAAACCACCAAGCTCCTGCATTGTTCCCTTCTCCAAATTCCTCGGAAACGCCTCAAAGTTCGAATCTTTCGACAAGGAAAGCCTCGCTTTCATGGCGAAAGTGCTCGCTTCTTCAGGTCACGGCCAAGAAACCTACCTTCCTCCAGCCCTACACCACATTCCGCCATTGTCCCACCACCAAGAATCCATCGAAGAAGTCCACATGGTGCTCTTTCCCATCATGGATGATCTTTTGGCCAAAACAAACCTTTCTCCGCAAGAAATTGACATTTTGATAGTGAACTGCAGCGGCTTCTGTCCTTCTCCTTCTTTCGCCTCCATTGTCATCAACAAGTACTCGATGCGAAGCAACGTAAAGAGCTACAGTCTCTCTGGCATGGGGTGCAGCGCAAGCGCTTTAGCCATTGATTTGGCTAAAAATCTTCTGAAAGTTCACAAGAATTCTTATGCCGTTGTTCTTAGCACGGAGATTTTATCAACGGGCTGGTATGCAGGACACGAGCAGCCTAAGTTGATCCTCAATTGCGTCTTCCGAATGGGGAGCGCGGCAATCTTGCTTAcgaacaagaaacaagaaaaaatgaATTCGAAATACGAACTGTTCCTGACACTAAGAACCCAGAAAGCGTTTGATGATAGGGCTTATCTTTCGACCATACGCGAAGAAGACTCTAATGGAAAACTTGGCGTCACCATCAAGCGAGATATTCTAGAG GTGGCTGGAGAGTTACTTCGTTGGAATGTGATGGTTCTCGGCTCTTCAATCTTGCCATTCTTGGAAAAATTTCGATATGGGGTTTCAGTAATCCGGAAGCGGTACATTGACAAGTCTACAGAGATTTACGTGCCGAATTTCAAGACTGTGATCGAGCATTTTTGTTTGCCGACTTCCGGGAGGCAGTTGGTGAGCGAGCTGGCCAAAGGGTTGAAGCTTGGGGACAGGGAAATGGAGGCTGCTCTGATGACACTGCACAGATTTGGGAACCAGTCATCGTCTTCGCTGTGGTATGAATTGGCATACTTGGAGGCCAAACAAAGAGTGAAGAAAGGTGATAGGGTTTGGCAGCTTGGAATGGGGACTGGGCCAAAATGCACTAGTTTGGTTTGGAAATGCATAAGGCCCATGGATGAGGATGAGTCCAAGAAGGGCCCATGGGCCGACAGCATCCATCAGTATCCGTTGGCTGCCGTGGATCGATGA